One segment of Streptomyces sp. NBC_00576 DNA contains the following:
- a CDS encoding glycoside hydrolase family 97 protein — protein MAERLERYFMSIALTLCSALLATAVTALPAEAATGPHTGTAAAWEVKAPPGSPTAVVALDPADGRPTLTVRRGGEQVLAPSPLGLVTEQADFSKGLELTSRTTRAVTERYASTTGKSRKRVARMTESRFRFHTAEGARLDLLVRVTPDGVAYRYALPRTTGNVLREASAFTLPPDTQAVINAYRADNELPFKRYESAATAPAGGYSMQALFNTPGGYALIAESDLNGTYAGAHLTHEAGSPTYKVSLWNDEPVETQGSLTTPWRTIVTGDLTTVTESTLVDDLAPPSRVRDTSWIKPGPALWTWLAGGKEAGQSLAAQKKYVDYAAERGWPYEVVDAGWYYKPGEWDVIDPDWQTNNWMPELVRYAAAKGVGIQVWLHYTLLTDPAEREKWLGTLASWGVKGVKIDFMDSESQDRMRWYDEALEATARHHLLVNFHGSTIPKGMQRTWPQVMTMEGVGGEEKRNNTAEQLASLPFTRNVIGSMDFTPGAFHRPFRPNVASDAGELGLTVLYESGIQNLAGTPESYEARPEARRYLEQLPRRWEETRLLTGDPGRAAVLARRAADGRWFIGGTFAGAARTADVPLRLGAGRWLVETVTDGPSGLVREARVVRGGDALAVPVVADGGFAALACRWQPGRTTCEKAK, from the coding sequence ATGGCTGAACGACTGGAGAGGTACTTCATGTCGATCGCGCTGACACTTTGCTCTGCCTTACTTGCCACAGCGGTAACAGCTCTGCCCGCCGAGGCGGCCACCGGGCCGCATACCGGGACGGCGGCGGCCTGGGAGGTGAAGGCTCCGCCCGGCTCCCCCACGGCGGTCGTCGCACTGGACCCGGCCGACGGCCGCCCGACCCTCACCGTGAGACGCGGCGGCGAACAGGTCCTCGCCCCCTCCCCCCTGGGCCTGGTCACCGAACAGGCCGATTTCTCCAAGGGACTGGAGCTGACCAGCCGCACCACCCGAGCAGTCACCGAGCGCTACGCGTCCACAACGGGCAAGTCCCGCAAGCGGGTTGCCCGGATGACCGAGTCCCGCTTCCGCTTCCATACGGCCGAGGGCGCCCGCCTCGACCTGCTGGTACGGGTGACCCCGGACGGCGTCGCCTACCGCTACGCCCTGCCGCGCACCACCGGCAACGTCCTGCGCGAGGCCTCCGCCTTCACCCTCCCCCCGGACACCCAGGCCGTCATCAACGCCTACCGCGCCGACAACGAACTCCCTTTCAAACGCTACGAGTCGGCGGCAACGGCCCCGGCGGGCGGCTACTCGATGCAGGCCCTCTTCAACACGCCCGGCGGCTACGCCCTCATCGCCGAGTCGGACCTCAACGGCACTTACGCGGGCGCCCACTTGACACACGAGGCGGGCTCACCGACGTACAAGGTGAGCCTCTGGAACGACGAACCCGTGGAAACGCAAGGCTCGTTGACGACGCCGTGGCGCACGATCGTCACCGGCGACCTGACCACCGTGACGGAGTCGACCCTCGTCGACGACCTCGCCCCGCCCTCCCGGGTCCGGGACACGTCCTGGATCAAGCCGGGCCCTGCCCTGTGGACCTGGCTCGCGGGCGGCAAGGAGGCCGGGCAGAGCCTGGCGGCGCAGAAGAAGTACGTCGACTACGCGGCCGAGCGCGGCTGGCCGTACGAGGTCGTCGACGCCGGCTGGTACTACAAGCCCGGGGAATGGGACGTCATCGACCCCGACTGGCAGACGAACAACTGGATGCCGGAACTGGTGCGGTACGCGGCGGCGAAAGGTGTCGGTATCCAGGTCTGGCTGCACTACACCCTGCTCACGGACCCGGCGGAGCGCGAGAAGTGGCTCGGCACGCTGGCGAGTTGGGGCGTCAAGGGCGTGAAGATCGACTTCATGGACTCGGAGTCGCAGGACCGGATGCGCTGGTACGACGAGGCGTTGGAAGCGACGGCCCGCCACCATCTCCTCGTCAACTTCCATGGCTCGACCATCCCGAAGGGCATGCAGCGCACCTGGCCGCAGGTCATGACCATGGAGGGCGTGGGCGGCGAGGAGAAGCGCAACAACACCGCCGAGCAGCTCGCCTCGCTCCCCTTCACCCGTAACGTGATCGGCTCGATGGACTTCACCCCGGGCGCTTTCCACCGCCCGTTCCGCCCCAACGTCGCTTCCGACGCCGGTGAGTTGGGCCTGACGGTGCTGTACGAGTCGGGCATCCAGAATCTCGCCGGCACTCCGGAGTCGTACGAGGCCCGCCCGGAGGCCCGCCGCTATCTGGAGCAGCTGCCCCGACGCTGGGAGGAGACCCGGCTGTTGACCGGCGACCCGGGCCGGGCCGCCGTACTCGCCCGGCGCGCGGCGGACGGCCGGTGGTTCATCGGCGGGACGTTCGCGGGCGCGGCGCGGACGGCGGACGTACCGCTGCGGCTCGGCGCCGGCCGCTGGCTGGTGGAGACGGTGACGGACGGCCCGTCGGGTCTGGTGCGGGAGGCGCGGGTCGTACGAGGCGGCGACGCCCTCGCCGTACCGGTGGTCGCGGACGGCGGCTTCGCCGCACTGGCCTGTCGCTGGCAGCCGGGCCGTACGACCTGCGAGAAGGCGAAATGA
- the ilvC gene encoding ketol-acid reductoisomerase: MAELFYDADADLSIIQGRKVAVIGYGSQGHAHALSLRDSGVDVRVGLHEGSKSKAKAEEQGLRVVTPAEAAAEADVIMILVPDPIQAQVYEESIKDNLNQGDALFFGHGLNIRFDFIKPPAGIDVCMVAPKGPGHLVRRQYEEGRGVPCIAAVEQDATGNAFALTLSYAKGIGGTRAGVIKTTFTEETETDLFGEQAVLCGGTAALVKAGFETLTEAGYQPEIAYFECLHELKLIVDLMYEGGLEKMRWSVSETAEWGDYVTGPRIITDATKAEMKKILAEIQDGTFAREWMAEYHGGLKKYNEYKSQDEQSLLETTGKELRKLMSWVNDEA, encoded by the coding sequence GTGGCCGAGCTGTTCTACGACGCCGACGCCGACCTGTCCATCATCCAGGGCCGCAAGGTCGCGGTCATCGGTTACGGCAGCCAGGGCCACGCCCACGCGCTGTCGCTCCGCGACTCTGGTGTCGACGTCCGTGTCGGTCTGCACGAGGGCTCCAAGTCGAAGGCGAAGGCCGAGGAGCAGGGCCTGCGCGTGGTGACGCCCGCCGAGGCCGCCGCCGAGGCCGACGTCATCATGATCCTCGTCCCGGACCCGATCCAGGCCCAGGTCTACGAGGAGTCCATCAAGGACAACCTCAACCAGGGCGACGCGCTGTTCTTCGGCCACGGCCTGAACATCCGCTTCGACTTCATCAAGCCCCCGGCCGGCATCGACGTCTGCATGGTCGCCCCCAAGGGCCCGGGCCACCTCGTGCGCCGCCAGTACGAGGAGGGCCGCGGCGTTCCGTGTATCGCGGCCGTCGAGCAGGACGCGACCGGCAACGCCTTCGCGCTGACCCTGTCGTACGCCAAGGGCATCGGCGGCACCCGCGCCGGCGTCATCAAGACGACGTTCACCGAGGAGACCGAGACCGACCTGTTCGGTGAGCAGGCCGTTCTCTGCGGTGGTACGGCCGCGCTGGTCAAGGCCGGTTTCGAGACGCTGACCGAGGCCGGCTACCAGCCGGAGATCGCGTACTTCGAGTGCCTGCACGAGCTGAAGCTGATCGTCGACCTCATGTACGAGGGTGGCCTGGAGAAGATGCGCTGGTCGGTCTCCGAGACCGCCGAGTGGGGCGACTACGTCACGGGCCCGCGGATCATCACGGACGCGACCAAGGCCGAGATGAAGAAGATCCTCGCCGAGATCCAGGACGGCACGTTCGCGCGTGAGTGGATGGCCGAGTACCACGGCGGTCTGAAGAAGTACAACGAGTACAAGTCGCAGGACGAGCAGAGCCTGCTGGAGACCACGGGCAAGGAGCTGCGCAAGCTCATGTCCTGGGTCAACGACGAGGCGTGA
- the pruA gene encoding L-glutamate gamma-semialdehyde dehydrogenase, with product MDAVTQVPTPVNEPVHGYAPGSPERARLEVKLKELAENPVDLPMTIGGARRMGGGERFDVVQPHHHKARLGTYANATQQDAQDAIDAALAAAPAWRAMSFDDRAAIILRAAELLAGPWRETLAASTMLGQSKTAQQAEIDCPCELVDFWRFNVKYARDLLAEQPPANSPGVWNRLDHRPLEGFVYAITPFNFTAIAGNLPTAPALMGNVVVWKPSPTQTHAAVLLMRLLEEAGLPKGVINLVTGDGIEVSKVALEHRSLAGIHFTGSTKTFQHLWKTVGANIEKYRSYPRLVGETGGKDFVVAHPSADRAVLKTALTRGAFEYQGQKCSATSRAYIPASIWNNGFREEFAAEVDHLTMGDVNDLGNFVGAVIDERAFAKNKAAIDRAKSDPTCTIVAGGSYDDSVGWFVRPTVVECTDPANPVFTTEYFGPFLAVYVYEDEKYDAMLTQMECVSDYALTGAVISGDRAAAAYTMEKLRYAAGNFYINDKSTGAVVGQQPFGGGRASGTNDKAGAPQNLMRWTLTRAIKETLVAPTDYTYPHMG from the coding sequence ATGGACGCCGTCACCCAGGTCCCCACCCCCGTCAACGAGCCGGTGCACGGCTACGCCCCCGGGTCGCCCGAGCGGGCCCGGCTGGAGGTCAAGCTCAAGGAGCTCGCCGAGAACCCCGTCGACCTGCCGATGACCATCGGCGGCGCGCGGCGCATGGGCGGCGGTGAGCGATTCGACGTCGTACAGCCGCACCACCACAAGGCCCGCCTCGGCACCTACGCCAACGCCACCCAGCAGGACGCCCAGGACGCGATCGACGCGGCCCTCGCCGCCGCGCCCGCCTGGCGCGCGATGTCGTTCGACGACCGTGCCGCGATCATCCTGCGCGCCGCCGAACTGCTCGCCGGTCCCTGGCGCGAGACCCTCGCCGCCTCCACCATGCTCGGTCAGTCGAAGACGGCCCAGCAGGCCGAGATCGACTGTCCCTGCGAGCTGGTCGATTTCTGGCGCTTCAACGTCAAGTACGCGCGCGACCTGCTCGCCGAGCAGCCGCCCGCCAACTCCCCGGGCGTCTGGAACCGTCTCGACCACCGCCCCCTCGAAGGCTTCGTCTACGCGATCACCCCCTTCAACTTCACGGCGATCGCGGGCAACCTGCCGACGGCGCCCGCCCTTATGGGCAACGTGGTGGTGTGGAAGCCGTCCCCGACGCAGACCCACGCCGCTGTCCTCCTCATGCGGTTGCTGGAGGAGGCCGGGCTGCCCAAGGGCGTCATCAACCTCGTGACCGGGGACGGCATCGAGGTCTCCAAGGTCGCCCTGGAGCACCGCTCCCTGGCCGGGATTCACTTCACCGGTTCCACCAAGACCTTCCAGCACCTGTGGAAGACGGTCGGCGCGAACATCGAGAAGTACCGCTCGTATCCGCGGCTCGTCGGCGAGACCGGCGGCAAGGATTTCGTCGTCGCCCACCCGAGCGCCGACCGGGCGGTCCTGAAGACGGCCCTCACCCGGGGTGCTTTCGAGTACCAGGGGCAGAAGTGCAGCGCGACCTCCCGCGCCTACATCCCGGCCTCCATCTGGAACAACGGCTTCCGTGAGGAGTTCGCCGCCGAGGTCGACCACTTGACCATGGGTGACGTCAACGACCTCGGCAACTTCGTCGGCGCGGTCATCGACGAGCGTGCCTTCGCCAAGAACAAGGCCGCCATCGACCGCGCGAAGTCCGACCCGACGTGCACGATCGTGGCGGGCGGCTCGTACGACGACTCGGTCGGCTGGTTCGTCCGCCCGACGGTCGTGGAGTGCACGGACCCGGCGAACCCGGTCTTCACCACCGAGTACTTCGGCCCGTTCCTCGCCGTGTATGTCTACGAGGACGAGAAGTACGACGCCATGCTGACCCAGATGGAGTGCGTGTCCGACTACGCGCTGACCGGCGCGGTCATCTCCGGTGACCGCGCGGCAGCCGCGTACACGATGGAGAAGCTGCGCTACGCGGCCGGCAACTTCTACATCAACGACAAGTCGACCGGTGCGGTCGTCGGGCAGCAGCCGTTCGGCGGCGGGCGCGCGTCCGGTACCAACGACAAGGCGGGTGCCCCGCAGAACCTGATGCGCTGGACCCTGACCCGCGCCATCAAGGAGACCCTGGTCGCACCGACCGACTACACGTACCCGCACATGGGCTGA
- a CDS encoding proline dehydrogenase family protein, with the protein MLGPVILAASRSDRMRRLISAAPVTRPVVDRFIPGETVDDVVPIVQDLTDRGLEVTLDVVGEDITTPEQAAAARDAYLELVERLGELELGTRAEMSVKLSLFGQALEGGHELALANIRPVVEAAAAIGTTVTLDAEDHTTLDSMFAIHEELRKDFPQTGCVIQAYLYRTESDARRLADCGSRVRLVKGAYKEPAEVAYQQKSETDKAYVRILRILMEGEGYPMIGSHDPRLISIAQELARRASRKPDEYEFQMLYGIRSDEHLRLAAEGHRMRVYTAYGTDWYGYFMRRLAERPANLLFFGRSILTKG; encoded by the coding sequence GTGCTGGGTCCCGTGATTCTCGCCGCCTCGCGCAGCGACCGGATGCGCCGACTGATCTCGGCCGCCCCGGTGACCAGGCCGGTCGTCGACCGCTTCATCCCCGGCGAGACGGTCGACGACGTCGTGCCGATCGTCCAGGACCTCACCGACCGGGGGCTGGAAGTCACCCTGGACGTGGTCGGCGAGGACATCACCACCCCCGAGCAGGCCGCCGCCGCCCGCGACGCCTATCTGGAGCTGGTCGAGCGGCTCGGGGAACTGGAACTGGGCACCCGCGCCGAGATGTCCGTCAAACTGTCGCTCTTCGGGCAGGCGCTGGAGGGCGGCCACGAGCTGGCCCTCGCAAACATCCGGCCCGTCGTCGAGGCCGCCGCCGCGATCGGTACGACGGTCACGCTCGACGCGGAGGACCACACCACCCTCGACTCGATGTTCGCGATCCACGAGGAGCTCCGGAAGGACTTCCCGCAGACCGGCTGCGTCATCCAGGCCTACCTGTACCGCACCGAGTCCGACGCCCGCCGCCTCGCCGACTGCGGCAGCCGCGTACGGCTGGTGAAGGGCGCGTACAAGGAGCCCGCCGAGGTCGCCTACCAGCAGAAGTCCGAGACCGACAAGGCGTACGTCCGCATCCTGAGGATCCTGATGGAGGGCGAGGGATACCCAATGATCGGGTCCCACGACCCGCGCCTCATCTCCATCGCCCAGGAACTCGCCCGGCGCGCGAGCCGCAAGCCCGACGAGTACGAGTTCCAGATGCTGTACGGGATCAGGAGCGACGAACATCTGCGGCTCGCCGCCGAGGGACACCGGATGCGTGTCTACACCGCGTACGGGACGGACTGGTACGGCTACTTCATGCGGAGGCTGGCCGAACGCCCCGCCAACCTGCTGTTCTTCGGCCGCTCGATCCTCACCAAGGGCTGA
- a CDS encoding TetR/AcrR family transcriptional regulator translates to MGHREDLLEGAKRCLLEKGFVRTTARDIVKESGTNLASIGYHYGSKDKLLAEAYVSLVEGLSDDFSPAMGTAGDTEPGSLDRFQEVWSNIIATMQGPGSLWRLSVEIVAMGDQLPTVRDHLAKAQREAGRGIIPLFLGGREEDLSEGDVDSVGQFYNALMTGLICQYVFDPTTAPTADQLTEGLRRVIGAAKP, encoded by the coding sequence ATGGGACACCGTGAGGATCTGCTCGAAGGCGCCAAGCGCTGCCTGCTGGAGAAGGGCTTCGTGCGCACGACGGCGCGCGACATCGTCAAGGAGTCAGGGACCAACCTGGCGTCGATCGGTTACCACTACGGCTCGAAGGACAAGCTCCTCGCGGAGGCGTACGTCTCTCTGGTGGAGGGACTCTCCGACGACTTCAGCCCCGCCATGGGGACGGCCGGCGACACCGAGCCCGGCTCGCTCGACCGGTTCCAGGAGGTCTGGTCGAACATCATCGCCACCATGCAGGGGCCGGGTTCGCTGTGGCGGCTCAGCGTGGAGATCGTGGCCATGGGAGACCAACTGCCCACCGTCCGCGACCACTTGGCGAAGGCCCAGCGCGAGGCGGGGCGCGGCATCATTCCGCTGTTCCTCGGTGGGCGCGAGGAGGACCTGTCGGAAGGGGACGTCGACTCCGTCGGACAGTTCTACAACGCCCTGATGACCGGGCTCATCTGCCAGTACGTCTTCGACCCGACGACGGCACCGACCGCGGACCAGCTCACCGAGGGACTGCGGCGGGTCATCGGGGCAGCCAAGCCCTAG
- a CDS encoding MFS transporter produces the protein MTNPTSTTASPGTRAGRREWTALGVLMLPLLLVSMDVSVLYFAVPAISADLEPTGTQQLWIFDIYAFVLAGLLMTMGSLGDRIGRRRLLLMGAAAFGGGSLLAAYANSAETLIAARAVLGIGGATLMPSTMALIRTMFRDPGQRAKAIGMWSGVMTGGIALGSVMSGLLVEYFWWGSVFLVNLPAMALLLVLGPILLPESKNPNPGRFDLLSVPLSMAAVLPVIYGLKEIPSEGWHTQYVLSVTVGLFFAYLFVQRQRTTASPLISPALFRGRGFGPAVFLNLLSAFAMMGSAYFTTQYLQSVLGKSSLEAALWGLLPTVLVGIAAPLAAALVQRGVERAHVVAGGFVTAACGYGLLALVGTDSLWLVLAGAGILAAGIVTVMSQMMDLGLSTAPLDKAGAASSLLETGAEFGGALGMAVLGSIGTAVYRHDIPASAPAAAQETLGGALAVADQLPARTGDALVTAAREAYAHGMQAAAIAGVVLLLGAAVLAARTLRGVTVRETVVEETEGCCV, from the coding sequence ATGACGAACCCGACGAGCACGACCGCTTCCCCCGGCACCCGCGCCGGCCGCCGCGAATGGACCGCGCTGGGCGTGCTGATGCTGCCGCTGCTGCTGGTCTCGATGGACGTGTCCGTCCTCTACTTCGCCGTCCCCGCGATCAGCGCGGACCTGGAGCCGACCGGCACCCAGCAGCTGTGGATCTTCGACATCTACGCCTTCGTCCTGGCCGGTCTGCTGATGACGATGGGCTCGCTCGGCGACCGCATCGGCCGCCGCAGGCTCCTCCTCATGGGCGCCGCCGCCTTCGGCGGGGGCTCACTGCTCGCCGCCTACGCGAACAGCGCCGAGACCCTGATCGCGGCCCGCGCGGTCCTCGGCATCGGCGGCGCCACCCTGATGCCGTCGACGATGGCCCTGATCCGCACGATGTTCCGCGACCCCGGCCAGCGCGCCAAGGCGATCGGCATGTGGTCCGGTGTGATGACCGGCGGCATCGCCCTCGGCTCAGTCATGAGCGGCCTGCTGGTCGAGTACTTCTGGTGGGGCTCGGTCTTCCTGGTCAACCTGCCCGCGATGGCACTGCTGCTGGTCCTGGGCCCGATCCTGCTCCCCGAGTCGAAGAACCCGAACCCGGGCCGCTTCGATCTCCTCAGCGTCCCCCTGTCGATGGCGGCCGTCCTTCCCGTGATCTACGGCCTCAAGGAGATCCCGTCCGAGGGCTGGCACACGCAGTACGTCCTCTCGGTCACCGTCGGCCTGTTCTTCGCGTACCTCTTCGTCCAGCGGCAGCGCACGACGGCCTCACCCCTCATCTCCCCCGCACTGTTCCGGGGGCGGGGCTTCGGCCCGGCCGTCTTCCTGAACCTGCTCTCGGCGTTCGCGATGATGGGTTCGGCGTACTTCACCACGCAGTACCTCCAGTCGGTGCTGGGCAAGAGCTCCCTGGAGGCCGCGCTGTGGGGCCTGCTGCCGACGGTGCTGGTCGGCATCGCCGCACCGCTCGCCGCCGCTCTGGTCCAGCGGGGCGTGGAGCGCGCCCACGTCGTCGCCGGCGGCTTCGTCACGGCGGCCTGCGGATACGGGCTGCTGGCCCTGGTCGGGACGGACTCGCTGTGGCTGGTACTGGCCGGCGCGGGCATCCTCGCGGCCGGCATCGTCACCGTGATGTCCCAGATGATGGACCTGGGCCTGAGCACCGCCCCGCTCGACAAGGCGGGCGCCGCGTCCTCCCTGCTGGAGACGGGCGCGGAGTTCGGCGGCGCGCTGGGCATGGCCGTACTGGGCTCGATCGGTACGGCGGTCTACCGCCACGACATCCCGGCCTCGGCGCCTGCCGCGGCCCAGGAGACCCTGGGCGGCGCCCTCGCGGTGGCGGACCAGCTCCCGGCGCGCACGGGAGACGCGCTGGTCACAGCGGCCAGGGAGGCGTACGCCCATGGAATGCAGGCCGCTGCGATCGCCGGGGTGGTGCTGCTGCTGGGGGCGGCGGTGCTGGCGGCGCGGACGCTCCGTGGGGTGACCGTGCGGGAGACGGTGGTGGAGGAGACGGAGGGCTGCTGCGTCTAG
- the serA gene encoding phosphoglycerate dehydrogenase, with product MSSKPVVLIAEELSPATVDALGPDFEIRHCNGADRAELLPAIADVDAILIRSATKVDAEAVAAARKLKVVARAGVGLDNVDVSAATKAGVMVVNAPTSNIVTAAELACGLLLATARHIPQANTALKNGEWKRNKYTGVELAEKTLGVVGLGRIGALVAQRMSAFGMKVVAYDPYVQPARAAQMGVKVLSLDELLEVSDFITVHLPKTPETLGLIGDEALHKVKPSVRIVNAARGGIVDEEALYSALKEGRVAGAGLDVYAKEPCTDSPLFELDQVVCTPHLGASTDEAQEKAGIAVARSVRLALAGELVPDAVNVQGGVIAEDVKPGLPLAEKLGRIFTALAGEVAVRLDVEVYGEITQHDVKVLELSALKGVFEDVVDETVSYVNAPLFAQERGVEVRLTTSSESADHRNVVTVRGTLSSGEEVSVSGTLAGPKHHQKIVAVGEYDVDLALADHMVVYRYADRPGVVGTVGRIFGEAGINIAGMQVSRSVAGGEALAVLTVDDTVAPGVLAEVADEIGATSARSVNLV from the coding sequence GTGAGCTCGAAACCTGTCGTACTCATCGCTGAAGAGCTGTCGCCCGCGACTGTCGACGCGCTCGGCCCGGACTTCGAGATCCGGCACTGCAACGGAGCGGACCGAGCCGAACTGCTCCCCGCCATCGCCGACGTCGACGCGATCCTGATCCGCTCGGCCACCAAGGTCGACGCCGAGGCGGTCGCCGCCGCCCGCAAGTTGAAGGTCGTCGCACGAGCCGGCGTCGGCCTCGACAACGTGGACGTGTCCGCCGCCACCAAGGCCGGCGTGATGGTCGTCAACGCCCCCACCTCGAACATTGTCACCGCCGCCGAGCTCGCCTGCGGTCTGCTGCTGGCCACCGCGCGCCACATCCCGCAGGCCAACACCGCGCTCAAGAACGGCGAGTGGAAGCGCAACAAGTACACGGGCGTCGAGCTGGCCGAGAAGACCCTCGGTGTCGTGGGCCTCGGGCGCATCGGCGCGCTCGTCGCACAGCGGATGTCCGCGTTCGGCATGAAGGTCGTCGCGTACGACCCGTACGTCCAGCCTGCTCGGGCCGCGCAGATGGGCGTCAAGGTGCTGTCCCTGGACGAGCTCCTCGAGGTCTCCGACTTCATCACCGTGCACCTGCCGAAGACCCCCGAGACCCTCGGTCTCATCGGCGACGAGGCGCTGCACAAGGTCAAGCCGAGTGTCCGCATCGTGAACGCCGCGCGTGGCGGGATCGTCGACGAGGAGGCGCTGTACTCGGCGCTCAAGGAGGGGCGCGTCGCCGGCGCCGGTCTCGACGTGTACGCGAAGGAGCCCTGCACGGACTCCCCGCTGTTCGAGCTGGACCAGGTCGTCTGCACCCCGCACCTCGGCGCGTCCACGGACGAGGCGCAGGAGAAGGCCGGTATCGCCGTCGCCCGCTCGGTGCGTCTCGCGCTCGCCGGTGAGCTGGTCCCGGACGCGGTGAACGTCCAGGGCGGCGTCATCGCCGAGGACGTCAAGCCGGGTCTGCCGCTCGCCGAGAAGCTCGGCCGCATCTTCACCGCGCTCGCGGGCGAGGTCGCGGTCCGCCTCGACGTCGAGGTGTACGGCGAGATCACCCAGCACGACGTGAAGGTGCTGGAGCTGTCAGCGCTGAAGGGTGTGTTCGAGGACGTCGTCGACGAGACCGTCTCGTACGTCAACGCCCCGCTGTTCGCCCAGGAGCGTGGCGTCGAGGTGCGGCTGACGACCAGCTCGGAGTCGGCCGACCACCGCAACGTCGTCACCGTGCGCGGCACGCTCAGCAGCGGCGAGGAGGTGTCGGTCTCCGGCACGCTGGCCGGTCCCAAGCACCACCAGAAGATCGTCGCGGTCGGTGAGTACGACGTCGACCTCGCGCTCGCCGACCACATGGTCGTGTACCGGTACGCGGACCGGCCGGGCGTCGTCGGCACGGTGGGGCGGATCTTCGGTGAGGCCGGGATCAACATCGCCGGGATGCAGGTTTCCCGGTCGGTGGCGGGTGGGGAGGCGCTGGCCGTCCTGACCGTCGATGACACGGTTGCCCCTGGCGTGCTGGCCGAGGTCGCCGACGAGATCGGGGCGACGTCTGCTCGCTCGGTGAACCTGGTCTGA
- a CDS encoding PucR family transcriptional regulator has translation MSQPNADHHSDYQELVDDISELLGAPATLENRDFELLAFGAYDSEGELDTSALDPVRTRSILTRRSTSAVRAWFEGFGITRATGPVRIPPTPEAGVYRGRICLPVRHRGVVLAYVWLLDDDPGPSAEQLAAAMEVTDRIGALLADDAQASADLTREFRTVLTAERGWQRDMAVAALRTALGARGEGPHAVVCVAPWPSADPDDAPSARAVPHATAVCTVPWGTAAQSLALLIRLRATDVPAPALTVASRLLKETEGAVAAGVGAPRTGLADLGAAWHEASAAARAALAEPRLGPVAEWGAIGPYRLLTALPPDTAQDPAVRTLLSPAHQELARTAEVYLDLAGQASRTAAELGIHRQTLYYRLSRVEQLTGLDLDDGEDRLLLHMALKGARL, from the coding sequence ATGAGCCAGCCGAACGCCGATCACCACAGCGACTACCAGGAACTGGTGGACGACATCTCGGAGCTTCTCGGCGCCCCCGCGACGCTGGAGAACCGCGACTTCGAGCTGCTCGCCTTCGGCGCGTACGACAGCGAGGGCGAGCTGGACACGTCGGCCCTGGACCCCGTCCGCACCCGCTCGATCCTGACGCGCCGCTCGACGTCGGCGGTGCGCGCGTGGTTCGAGGGCTTCGGCATCACGCGGGCGACCGGTCCGGTCCGCATCCCGCCCACACCGGAGGCGGGGGTGTACCGGGGGCGAATCTGTCTCCCCGTACGCCATCGGGGTGTCGTCCTCGCCTACGTCTGGCTGCTCGACGACGATCCGGGCCCCTCGGCGGAGCAGTTGGCGGCGGCCATGGAGGTGACGGACCGGATCGGCGCACTGCTCGCGGACGACGCGCAGGCGAGCGCCGACCTGACCCGCGAGTTCCGGACGGTGCTGACCGCCGAGCGCGGCTGGCAGCGCGACATGGCGGTGGCGGCGCTGCGTACGGCCCTGGGGGCGCGCGGCGAGGGCCCGCACGCGGTGGTGTGCGTGGCGCCCTGGCCGTCGGCGGATCCGGACGACGCCCCGTCGGCCCGTGCGGTGCCGCACGCGACGGCGGTGTGCACGGTGCCGTGGGGTACGGCGGCCCAGAGTCTGGCGCTGCTGATCCGGCTGCGCGCGACGGACGTACCCGCCCCGGCGCTGACGGTGGCGTCCCGGCTGCTGAAGGAGACGGAGGGTGCGGTCGCCGCCGGCGTCGGCGCACCGCGTACCGGCCTCGCCGATCTGGGCGCCGCCTGGCACGAGGCCTCGGCGGCGGCCCGCGCGGCCCTCGCGGAACCGCGCCTCGGCCCGGTCGCGGAGTGGGGTGCCATCGGCCCGTACCGCCTCCTCACGGCGCTGCCCCCGGACACGGCCCAGGACCCCGCCGTACGCACCCTGCTCTCCCCCGCCCACCAGGAACTGGCCCGCACCGCCGAGGTCTACCTCGACCTCGCGGGCCAGGCGAGCCGTACGGCGGCGGAACTGGGCATCCACCGCCAGACGCTCTACTACCGCCTGTCCCGGGTGGAGCAACTCACAGGCCTGGACCTGGACGACGGCGAGGACCGCCTGCTGCTGCACATGGCACTGAAAGGTGCGCGGCTCTAG